In Streptantibioticus cattleyicolor NRRL 8057 = DSM 46488, a genomic segment contains:
- a CDS encoding MCE family protein, with the protein MRRRTLTAAALALVLSGASGCSATLGTAGDLPLPGGADLGGHPFRITAEFTDVTSLVPQAAVKVNDVAVGRVTGVAVTPGRWTATVTMKVNGAVRLPANAYARVAQSSLLGEKYVELSAPPDGRTATGRLTGGAAIPVSRTDRDPEVEEVFGALSMVLNGGGVAQLRTITTELNKALAGNEPQVRSLLGRLATLTSDLDAHRGEITAALDGVDRLSATLATRDRQIGTVLTGLSPGLKVLDQQRGALLTMLRSLDALSSVAVDTVNRSKDDMVADLTALAPTLRRLADAGKDLPDSLQVLLTYPFTDEVLRGIKGDYLNVYLDLTAAPGTRVIPPMDPDDNVYPQAPARRGAAAPPLPLPSTVTPAPSPSPSASTSPPPSPAKSPSSSSSAPAGGH; encoded by the coding sequence ATGAGGCGCCGCACGCTCACCGCCGCCGCGCTCGCCCTCGTCCTGTCCGGGGCGAGCGGCTGCTCCGCCACGCTCGGCACCGCCGGTGACCTGCCGCTGCCCGGCGGCGCCGACCTCGGCGGCCACCCGTTCCGGATCACCGCCGAGTTCACCGACGTCACCAGCCTGGTGCCGCAGGCCGCGGTCAAGGTCAACGACGTGGCCGTGGGCCGGGTGACCGGCGTCGCGGTGACCCCGGGCAGGTGGACGGCGACGGTGACCATGAAGGTCAACGGCGCGGTGCGGCTGCCTGCCAACGCCTACGCCCGGGTGGCCCAGTCCAGCCTGCTGGGCGAGAAGTACGTGGAGCTGTCCGCCCCGCCGGACGGGCGCACGGCGACGGGCCGGCTGACCGGCGGCGCCGCCATCCCGGTGTCCCGCACCGACCGGGACCCGGAGGTCGAGGAGGTCTTCGGCGCCCTGTCGATGGTGCTCAACGGCGGCGGGGTGGCCCAACTGCGCACCATCACCACCGAGTTGAACAAGGCACTGGCCGGCAACGAACCCCAGGTGCGGTCACTGCTGGGCCGGCTCGCCACCCTCACGAGCGACCTCGACGCGCACCGCGGCGAGATCACCGCCGCCCTCGACGGGGTGGACCGGCTCTCCGCCACCCTGGCCACCCGCGACCGGCAGATCGGCACCGTGCTCACCGGGCTGAGCCCCGGACTGAAGGTGCTGGACCAGCAGCGCGGCGCCCTGCTGACCATGCTCCGCTCGCTCGACGCCCTCTCCTCGGTCGCCGTGGACACCGTCAACCGGAGCAAGGACGACATGGTCGCCGACCTGACCGCGCTCGCCCCGACGCTGCGCCGACTCGCCGACGCCGGCAAGGACCTGCCCGACTCGCTCCAGGTGCTGCTGACGTATCCGTTCACCGACGAGGTGCTGCGCGGCATCAAGGGCGACTACCTCAACGTCTACCTCGACCTGACGGCCGCCCCGGGCACCCGGGTGATCCCGCCGATGGACCCGGACGACAACGTCTACCCGCAGGCTCCGGCCCGGCGCGGCGCCGCCGCGCCGCCGCTCCCGCTGCCGTCGACGGTCACCCCGGCGCCGTCCCCGTCCCCGTCCGCGTCCACATCCCCGCCCCCGTCCCCGGCGAAGTCCCCGTCCTCGTCCTCGTCCGCACCGGCGGGAGGCCACTGA
- a CDS encoding MCE family protein, translated as MLTLAARLKNLAFLVIAVLVLGYLAVRYAGLGPYLGMRGYYAVRAELPSSGGLFEHAEVTYRGVRVGTVGPITLTADGVEAQLRIDDSAPPIPARLHAVVADLSAVGEQYIDLRPTTDGGPYLADGARVPAAETSVPAPVTNLLTSVDNLTASVPLTSLRTVVGELGDAFAGQAGNLQALLDNGSKFVASADQALPTDRTLMRDGATVLRTQADEGQAISGFATGARELAGQLAASDTDLRRVIAAAPEAAGQVSALLRDLDPDLSVVLANLLTTSEVAVTRQHGTEELLVRLPALAAAGSTAVTPAGARFGMAVTFFAPLPCTAGYAGTTYRNGLDVSPGPAWNTGARCTAPPGSGTDVRGSANAPSGGPVPSPARPGSLLPHAAGAQGLPGALSLPALPSGGPSGMAGLLGLGGGR; from the coding sequence ATGCTCACCCTCGCCGCCCGGCTGAAGAACCTGGCCTTCCTGGTGATCGCGGTGCTGGTGCTCGGCTACCTCGCCGTCCGGTACGCCGGGCTCGGCCCCTACCTGGGGATGCGCGGCTACTACGCGGTCAGGGCCGAACTGCCCAGCAGCGGCGGGCTGTTCGAGCACGCCGAGGTCACCTACCGCGGGGTGCGGGTGGGCACCGTCGGGCCGATCACGCTCACCGCGGACGGCGTGGAGGCCCAGTTGCGCATCGACGACTCGGCGCCGCCGATCCCCGCCCGGCTGCACGCCGTGGTGGCCGACCTGTCGGCCGTCGGCGAGCAGTACATCGACCTGCGGCCCACCACCGACGGCGGCCCCTACCTCGCCGACGGCGCCCGGGTCCCGGCCGCCGAGACCAGCGTCCCGGCACCGGTGACCAACCTGCTCACCAGCGTGGACAACCTGACCGCCTCCGTCCCGCTCACCTCGCTGCGCACCGTGGTCGGCGAGCTGGGCGACGCCTTCGCCGGACAGGCCGGCAACCTCCAGGCGCTGCTGGACAACGGCTCGAAGTTCGTCGCCTCCGCCGACCAGGCGCTCCCCACCGACCGGACGCTGATGCGCGACGGCGCCACCGTGCTGCGCACCCAGGCCGACGAGGGCCAGGCCATCTCCGGCTTCGCCACCGGCGCCCGGGAACTGGCCGGGCAGCTCGCCGCCTCCGACACCGACCTGCGCCGCGTCATCGCCGCCGCCCCCGAGGCGGCCGGCCAGGTCAGCGCGTTGCTGCGGGACCTCGACCCCGACCTCAGCGTGGTGCTGGCCAACCTGCTGACCACCTCCGAGGTGGCCGTCACCCGGCAGCACGGCACCGAGGAACTCCTCGTCCGGCTGCCCGCGCTGGCCGCCGCCGGCTCGACCGCCGTCACCCCCGCCGGTGCCCGCTTCGGCATGGCCGTCACCTTCTTCGCCCCGCTGCCGTGCACCGCCGGATACGCCGGGACGACCTACCGCAACGGCCTGGACGTGAGCCCGGGCCCGGCGTGGAACACCGGTGCGCGCTGCACCGCGCCGCCGGGCAGCGGGACCGACGTGCGGGGGTCGGCCAACGCCCCCTCCGGCGGCCCGGTGCCCTCGCCGGCCCGGCCCGGGTCACTGCTGCCGCACGCCGCCGGTGCCCAGGGACTGCCCGGTGCGCTGTCGTTGCCGGCGCTGCCGTCGGGCGGGCCGTCCGGCATGGCCGGGCTGCTCGGGCTCGGGGGCGGACGGTGA
- a CDS encoding nuclear transport factor 2 family protein, producing MDTGEEREGVTTVDDPPQAQAAPDAGRPVRVRWRRPLLVLAALVVLVGCGTLLYEGFRLRAAPAVTNRALTDAAATDAVAGEVGDALAKVFSYGPDSTEATGGTARDLLAGPAADQYRALFAQVAPRVTEQRLTLTTHVVRTGVIRLTGDRADLLAFLDQRAQRQGKAATTAAAQLSVTARRVGGHWRITDLRAR from the coding sequence GTGGACACCGGAGAGGAACGCGAAGGCGTGACCACCGTCGACGACCCGCCGCAGGCCCAGGCCGCCCCCGACGCCGGACGGCCCGTCCGCGTCCGATGGCGCCGCCCGCTGCTCGTCCTCGCCGCGCTGGTGGTGCTGGTCGGCTGCGGAACGCTGCTGTACGAGGGGTTCCGGCTGCGCGCGGCGCCCGCGGTGACCAACCGGGCGCTCACCGACGCCGCCGCCACCGACGCCGTGGCCGGCGAGGTCGGCGACGCCCTGGCCAAGGTGTTCTCCTACGGGCCCGACAGCACCGAGGCCACCGGCGGCACCGCCCGGGACCTGCTCGCCGGCCCCGCCGCCGACCAGTACCGGGCGCTCTTCGCCCAGGTCGCGCCACGCGTCACCGAACAACGGCTCACCCTTACCACCCACGTGGTGCGCACCGGGGTGATCCGGCTCACCGGCGACCGCGCCGACCTGCTGGCCTTCCTCGACCAGCGGGCACAGCGGCAGGGCAAGGCGGCCACCACGGCCGCGGCACAGCTCTCGGTCACCGCGCGACGCGTCGGCGGCCACTGGCGGATCACGGACCTGCGGGCCCGGTAG
- a CDS encoding putative ATP-grasp-modified RiPP, with translation MKPYPESVVLPAATVVLDPTTQTGRWVGSDGLDAPLSARHKRSETNKETSTRTSLDGNADQGNDQEGDTD, from the coding sequence ATGAAACCCTATCCGGAATCAGTCGTTCTCCCGGCTGCGACGGTCGTTCTCGATCCCACGACGCAGACTGGGCGATGGGTCGGCTCCGACGGTCTGGACGCGCCTCTTTCCGCGCGGCACAAGAGGTCCGAGACGAACAAGGAGACCAGCACCAGGACCAGTCTCGACGGCAACGCGGATCAGGGCAACGATCAGGAAGGCGACACGGATTGA
- the tgmB gene encoding ATP-grasp ribosomal peptide maturase: MTTATPVVVVSRVDDVTADAVTEELNRRRVPVVRLDPGDFPGDLSVAARLDEDGMRGYARTRTRVADLDRVRSVYWRRPRPYTAPSGTGEQDARWAREEARYGLGGVLASLPGAHYVNHPWRNRDAEYKPAQLTVAARCGFSVPPTLLTNDETAARDFIREHGSVVYKPLRSTDYFSADGRALTVWVEEVAPTELNAGIAHTMHLFQKRVRSVADLRVTAVGEGVFTVRIDGSPGLDWRRHYDILSYSLIETPPDLAKSVRRYLNAFGLVFGAFDFGMDRDGRIWLYECNPNGQFAWFPEPITGRIVTAVADQLQHAGEHRAR; encoded by the coding sequence TTGACGACAGCCACTCCTGTTGTCGTCGTCTCGCGGGTCGATGATGTGACAGCCGACGCGGTCACCGAGGAATTGAACCGGCGGCGCGTTCCTGTTGTACGTCTCGATCCAGGAGACTTCCCGGGGGACCTGTCCGTCGCGGCCCGTCTGGACGAGGACGGGATGCGTGGGTACGCCCGAACCCGAACGCGCGTCGCCGACCTTGATCGTGTCCGATCTGTGTACTGGCGCCGACCGCGCCCGTATACGGCTCCCTCCGGGACGGGGGAGCAGGACGCCCGCTGGGCCAGGGAAGAAGCGCGTTACGGGCTCGGGGGCGTCCTTGCCTCGCTCCCCGGGGCGCACTACGTGAACCACCCGTGGCGGAACCGGGACGCCGAGTACAAGCCCGCGCAACTCACCGTCGCGGCGCGCTGCGGCTTCAGCGTTCCGCCGACCCTGCTCACCAATGACGAGACCGCTGCCCGTGACTTCATCCGCGAACACGGATCCGTCGTCTACAAACCGCTACGGAGCACCGACTATTTCAGTGCCGACGGCCGAGCGCTCACGGTATGGGTCGAGGAAGTCGCCCCCACCGAGTTGAACGCCGGTATCGCCCACACCATGCACCTGTTCCAGAAGCGCGTACGGTCTGTCGCCGATCTCCGGGTGACAGCCGTGGGAGAAGGGGTCTTCACGGTTCGAATCGACGGTTCGCCCGGCCTGGACTGGCGGCGACACTACGACATTCTTTCGTACTCGCTCATCGAGACCCCGCCGGACCTGGCGAAGAGTGTGCGGCGGTATCTGAACGCCTTCGGACTCGTCTTCGGAGCCTTCGACTTCGGCATGGACCGGGATGGCCGTATCTGGCTGTACGAGTGCAATCCGAACGGGCAATTCGCCTGGTTTCCGGAACCGATCACCGGCAGGATCGTCACCGCCGTCGCCGACCAGCTCCAGCACGCAGGAGAGCACCGTGCCCGCTGA
- the tgmC gene encoding ATP-grasp peptide maturase system methyltransferase: MPADPAALRLALAEDIATADPTLDPGWRDAVAAVPRELFLGSSVFRPADGGWQPVHRAETGEDEWLRMVYSDRTWVTQVGEKNAADATGPVSGSPTSSATLPSLVVRTAHLARLRPGQKVLEVGTGTGYSTAVLCHRLGPGNVVSIEYDADVAASASAHLKEAGCTPTLVVGDGLQGCKEYADYDAIIATCSVRSVPPSWFWQLNDGGSITTTICGWMLAAGLIRLVLDDEGTAHGRFTGDTITYMLARPHERPLAPVFFRLEGDTRRTRLDPGLLEEWAGRFVAQLAAPSAELLTTGSGIVLRDVATGSQAWTQPEGKGSTVHQHGPLRLWDQVEEALTRWQDAGAPALTEFGMTATPFDQKVWIGSPRGPSWRLPV; encoded by the coding sequence GTGCCCGCTGACCCCGCCGCGCTCCGCCTCGCCCTGGCCGAGGACATCGCCACCGCCGATCCGACCCTCGACCCGGGGTGGCGCGATGCCGTGGCGGCCGTCCCCCGGGAGCTGTTTCTCGGCTCCTCGGTCTTCCGCCCCGCCGACGGCGGATGGCAACCCGTCCACCGGGCGGAGACCGGAGAAGACGAGTGGCTGCGGATGGTCTACTCCGACCGGACATGGGTCACCCAGGTCGGGGAGAAGAACGCAGCCGACGCCACCGGCCCGGTCTCCGGTAGCCCCACGTCCTCGGCCACGCTTCCTTCCCTGGTGGTACGCACGGCCCACCTCGCGCGACTGCGTCCCGGCCAGAAGGTCCTCGAAGTAGGCACCGGCACCGGCTACTCCACCGCTGTGCTGTGCCACCGGCTGGGGCCCGGCAACGTCGTCAGCATCGAGTACGACGCCGACGTGGCGGCGAGCGCCTCCGCACACCTCAAGGAGGCGGGATGCACGCCGACGCTCGTGGTCGGAGACGGCCTGCAAGGCTGCAAGGAGTACGCCGACTACGACGCGATCATCGCCACCTGCTCCGTGCGGTCCGTCCCGCCCTCGTGGTTCTGGCAACTCAACGACGGCGGTTCGATCACCACCACCATCTGCGGATGGATGCTCGCCGCCGGTCTGATCCGCCTCGTCCTCGACGACGAGGGAACCGCACACGGCCGCTTCACCGGCGACACCATCACCTACATGCTCGCCCGGCCCCACGAGCGCCCCCTGGCCCCGGTCTTCTTCCGCCTGGAAGGCGATACCCGCCGCACACGGCTGGACCCCGGCCTCCTGGAGGAATGGGCAGGTCGATTCGTCGCCCAGCTCGCGGCCCCCTCCGCGGAACTGCTGACCACCGGTTCCGGCATCGTTCTCCGCGACGTGGCCACCGGCTCGCAAGCGTGGACCCAACCCGAGGGCAAGGGGTCGACGGTGCACCAGCACGGCCCCCTCCGCCTGTGGGACCAGGTCGAGGAAGCCCTCACCCGCTGGCAGGACGCGGGAGCCCCCGCCCTGACGGAGTTCGGAATGACCGCCACCCCGTTCGACCAGAAGGTGTGGATCGGTTCCCCTCGGGGACCGAGCTGGCGGCTCCCCGTCTGA
- a CDS encoding recombinase family protein, producing the protein MTARAPVAFVYDRHLAGPRGVLERRARVCADHADRQRWEIGGWFVDTGDAALLLNQRPNFERLMRTLAAADKERPRVCLVHDWDRISHDRAKRTILVKRLLALGARVETCFGERILPDGRSEPAGLLPGAPLPR; encoded by the coding sequence GTGACCGCCCGGGCACCGGTGGCGTTCGTCTACGACCGGCACCTGGCGGGGCCCCGGGGCGTACTGGAACGGCGGGCCCGGGTCTGCGCCGACCACGCCGACCGGCAGCGGTGGGAGATCGGCGGATGGTTCGTCGACACCGGCGACGCCGCGTTGCTCCTCAACCAGCGGCCCAACTTCGAACGACTGATGCGCACCCTCGCGGCAGCCGACAAGGAACGCCCCCGCGTGTGCCTCGTCCACGACTGGGACCGCATCAGCCACGACCGGGCCAAACGCACGATCCTCGTCAAACGGTTGCTGGCGCTCGGCGCCCGCGTGGAGACATGCTTCGGCGAACGCATCCTGCCGGACGGCCGCAGCGAGCCGGCCGGGCTCCTGCCGGGGGCACCGCTGCCGCGATGA
- a CDS encoding recombinase family protein: MVSVEGMQRQRRVEAHRSEGDLRRRRALADAAAGITTGEADVPTKAAKVERFRCVIYLCGEPPTDTAARRKECTGYAEAFGWEIADVIEEHAGLLPPHARTGLAQAVEQVRSGHAKALLTARRSMISTTPQQYAEVAREVENAGGFLHVMDSGPATGEDPYPRDSPTHTVDEPSRARMTATRTGGIR; this comes from the coding sequence ATGGTCAGCGTCGAAGGCATGCAGAGACAGCGACGGGTCGAGGCTCATCGGAGCGAAGGCGATCTAAGGCGGCGTCGCGCGCTGGCGGATGCGGCAGCGGGCATCACGACAGGCGAGGCGGACGTACCGACCAAGGCCGCGAAAGTCGAGCGGTTCCGTTGCGTGATCTATCTGTGCGGCGAGCCTCCCACGGACACGGCAGCCCGCCGTAAGGAATGCACGGGCTACGCCGAGGCGTTCGGGTGGGAGATCGCCGACGTCATCGAGGAACACGCGGGGCTGCTGCCACCCCACGCACGTACCGGGCTGGCGCAGGCCGTCGAGCAGGTCAGGAGCGGCCACGCCAAGGCGTTGCTGACGGCGCGGCGCTCGATGATCTCGACTACTCCGCAGCAATACGCCGAAGTGGCCCGCGAGGTCGAAAACGCAGGGGGTTTCCTGCACGTCATGGACTCGGGTCCCGCCACCGGTGAGGACCCGTACCCCCGCGACTCGCCTACGCACACGGTGGACGAGCCCTCTCGGGCACGGATGACCGCCACGCGTACCGGAGGCATCCGATGA
- a CDS encoding helix-turn-helix domain-containing protein, with translation MSNWADLTNGKRIKHLRGSDLTQQGLADAAGLSLALVQKAEQDRGELSVGSLLKLAHALNTDVSVILGQQAPRRGMNQGDRAALRQLSDAVHESALGEWEGIDEPSTVEELSEARDRAWNAYWASDTAMVSSYASKVLMEGQVRYAAATGRERKQLGLILASTYRVAASCSNGFGQRDLALSALTSAKHHAKDTDDPVMSALLDSTLSWIHLRGAKLPRAVAVAERAALAIEPSFSSSSRPQLIAYGRLMISAAVAASRREDERGADDYISQAHAAAARLGRDEKLYGTSFGPTSAKAEAVGIHVALKNYGRALKLASQPDMKQLPTTMSKVARNRYKLDVALAQCAVGLYDQAGDTLVEVGLDAPEWVRHQALPGVIGKRLAKVSTARVRNISELIGVPLIA, from the coding sequence GTGAGCAACTGGGCCGACCTTACGAACGGTAAGCGCATCAAGCACCTACGAGGCTCCGATCTGACACAGCAGGGGCTTGCGGACGCCGCGGGGCTTTCCCTCGCCCTGGTGCAGAAAGCCGAGCAGGACCGAGGAGAGTTGTCCGTCGGGTCACTGCTCAAACTCGCCCATGCGCTGAACACAGACGTGTCGGTGATCCTGGGGCAGCAGGCCCCGCGCCGAGGCATGAACCAGGGTGACCGGGCCGCGCTGCGCCAACTCTCCGATGCTGTCCACGAGAGCGCCCTGGGCGAGTGGGAAGGCATCGACGAGCCGAGCACGGTCGAGGAACTGAGCGAGGCCCGCGACCGCGCGTGGAATGCGTACTGGGCGAGCGACACGGCGATGGTGAGCAGCTACGCCTCGAAAGTCCTCATGGAAGGGCAGGTCAGATACGCCGCAGCTACCGGTCGCGAGCGTAAGCAGTTGGGATTGATCCTGGCCAGCACGTACCGCGTGGCTGCTTCGTGCTCGAACGGATTCGGGCAACGCGATCTCGCGCTCAGTGCTCTCACGTCGGCGAAACACCACGCGAAGGACACCGACGATCCGGTGATGTCCGCGCTGCTTGATTCCACGCTGTCATGGATTCACCTACGTGGTGCGAAGTTGCCCCGTGCCGTGGCCGTGGCCGAGCGTGCGGCCCTGGCGATCGAACCGTCGTTCAGCAGCAGTTCCCGTCCACAACTGATCGCCTACGGGCGGCTGATGATCTCCGCAGCGGTCGCGGCGTCACGACGCGAGGACGAGCGTGGCGCCGACGACTACATTTCTCAAGCGCACGCCGCCGCGGCGCGGCTCGGTCGGGACGAGAAGCTGTACGGAACCAGCTTCGGCCCAACCTCCGCGAAGGCCGAGGCGGTTGGAATCCACGTGGCGCTGAAAAACTACGGGCGCGCACTCAAGCTCGCCAGTCAGCCCGACATGAAACAGCTCCCCACGACCATGTCGAAGGTGGCCCGCAACCGCTACAAGCTCGACGTCGCACTCGCCCAGTGCGCAGTCGGCCTGTACGACCAGGCCGGAGACACGTTGGTCGAGGTGGGACTCGACGCCCCGGAGTGGGTCAGGCATCAGGCGCTGCCCGGAGTCATCGGGAAGCGCCTGGCAAAGGTGTCCACGGCCCGCGTGCGGAACATCAGCGAACTCATCGGCGTGCCCTTGATCGCGTGA
- a CDS encoding ASCH domain-containing protein, which produces MTERRINIRKPYFDLIKNGVKTVEVRVGYPGMRKIAAGQVLVFRSGDESCRTEVVKVVEYPSFEAMADAEDIAAIGGDMGRGELLAACRDIYPPEKEALGVLAIHLRRPTT; this is translated from the coding sequence GTGACCGAGCGGCGGATCAACATTCGTAAGCCCTACTTCGACCTGATCAAGAACGGCGTGAAGACGGTCGAGGTCCGCGTCGGCTACCCCGGCATGAGGAAGATCGCCGCAGGACAGGTACTGGTGTTCCGCTCGGGCGACGAATCGTGCCGCACCGAGGTCGTCAAGGTCGTCGAGTATCCGTCCTTCGAGGCCATGGCCGACGCGGAAGACATCGCCGCGATCGGCGGAGACATGGGCCGCGGCGAACTGCTCGCGGCCTGCCGCGACATCTACCCACCGGAGAAGGAAGCCCTCGGCGTTCTGGCCATCCATCTGCGCCGACCCACCACCTGA
- a CDS encoding methyltransferase domain-containing protein — translation MTLEEGRRRLAEAMADRGAWPARSPWIRQAVDALPRHRFAPDRLWEWDGHAYVPVDRGVDEERWACLVYGSVDDAAVTQVTDGLPSSSLSCQGVVVDMLDALRLEPGHRVLELGAGAGWNAALMAWRAGRGRVTSVEADPELAASARARLDAADAGVAVVVGDGNAGRPESVPYDRVIATYAVETVPWAWVEQTRPGGRIVFPWGPLGHLALTVADDGRSAEGRVRGLAQFMPARGSRTGRGWSEVRGDTAAEAERLVERDLRPLRDDPHLRFALRVELPEVRVTTSVDDDGVNAWLHDGRCSWAALSAMGGGRVVVYQGGPRRLADEAERVWDWWRAAGSPELYEWGMTVERGRQRVWCRDPVTGPRRVASPRHAPLPPG, via the coding sequence GTGACGTTGGAGGAGGGGCGTCGGCGCCTGGCCGAGGCGATGGCGGACCGCGGCGCCTGGCCGGCGCGGTCTCCGTGGATCCGCCAGGCCGTCGACGCTCTGCCGCGGCACCGGTTCGCCCCCGACCGGCTGTGGGAGTGGGACGGCCACGCCTACGTCCCGGTGGATCGCGGCGTGGACGAGGAGCGGTGGGCGTGCCTGGTGTACGGGAGCGTGGACGACGCCGCGGTCACCCAGGTGACCGATGGTCTGCCGTCGTCGAGTCTGTCGTGTCAGGGCGTGGTCGTCGACATGCTGGACGCGTTGCGGCTGGAGCCCGGGCACCGGGTGCTGGAGTTGGGGGCGGGGGCGGGGTGGAACGCCGCTTTGATGGCGTGGCGGGCGGGCCGGGGGCGGGTGACGAGCGTGGAGGCGGACCCGGAGCTGGCCGCGTCGGCGCGGGCCCGGCTGGACGCTGCCGACGCCGGGGTGGCCGTCGTGGTGGGGGACGGGAACGCGGGTCGGCCGGAGAGCGTCCCGTACGACCGGGTGATCGCCACGTACGCGGTGGAGACGGTGCCGTGGGCGTGGGTGGAGCAGACCCGGCCCGGTGGGCGGATCGTGTTCCCGTGGGGACCGTTGGGGCACCTGGCGCTCACCGTGGCGGACGACGGGCGGTCCGCCGAAGGCCGGGTGCGGGGGCTGGCGCAGTTCATGCCCGCGCGCGGCAGCCGTACGGGCCGGGGGTGGAGCGAGGTCCGCGGGGACACGGCGGCGGAGGCGGAGCGGCTGGTGGAGCGGGATCTGCGGCCCCTGCGAGACGATCCGCACCTGCGGTTCGCGTTGCGCGTGGAGCTGCCCGAGGTCCGCGTCACCACGAGCGTGGACGACGACGGGGTGAACGCGTGGCTGCACGACGGCCGTTGCTCGTGGGCGGCGCTGTCCGCCATGGGCGGCGGCCGGGTCGTCGTGTACCAGGGAGGGCCGCGTCGGCTGGCGGACGAGGCCGAGCGGGTGTGGGACTGGTGGCGGGCGGCCGGCTCGCCGGAGCTGTACGAGTGGGGGATGACGGTCGAGCGCGGGCGGCAGCGCGTGTGGTGCCGGGATCCGGTGACCGGCCCGCGCAGGGTCGCGTCGCCCCGGCACGCGCCGTTGCCGCCCGGCTGA
- a CDS encoding papain-like cysteine protease family protein, with translation MSPTFRPRPGGRRRGAVAAALLAAALTTGLATAPGAAASTGSKQLNITMQAQTKSNWCWAATGNTIATWYGRGYSQNAFCDAAFGYPQGTSCPNDQATLADDQNAYDWMGIDPGSYIRGRIGYGTLQSEIDNNRPVQTRIQWSSGGGHMEVLYGYDTSNNWVYWGDPWPSDYRYNWADYGYYAGNDQFTWTHTLYGIGA, from the coding sequence ATGTCCCCGACCTTCCGCCCCCGCCCCGGCGGACGCAGACGCGGTGCCGTCGCCGCCGCGCTGCTCGCCGCCGCCCTCACCACGGGCCTGGCCACCGCGCCCGGCGCCGCCGCGTCCACCGGCTCGAAACAGCTGAACATCACCATGCAGGCGCAGACCAAGTCCAACTGGTGCTGGGCCGCCACCGGCAACACCATCGCCACCTGGTATGGCCGCGGCTACAGCCAGAACGCCTTCTGCGACGCCGCCTTCGGCTACCCCCAGGGCACCTCCTGCCCCAACGACCAGGCCACCCTCGCCGACGACCAGAACGCCTACGACTGGATGGGCATCGACCCCGGCTCCTACATCCGCGGCCGGATCGGCTACGGCACCCTCCAGTCCGAGATCGACAACAACCGCCCGGTGCAGACCCGCATCCAATGGAGCTCCGGCGGCGGCCACATGGAGGTGCTCTACGGCTACGACACCTCCAACAACTGGGTCTACTGGGGCGACCCGTGGCCCTCGGACTACCGCTACAACTGGGCCGATTACGGCTACTACGCCGGCAACGACCAGTTCACCTGGACCCACACGCTCTACGGGATAGGGGCGTGA
- a CDS encoding NUDIX hydrolase encodes MEWKNLGEHTVYENRWLRVNLADVELPDGRHLDHYLIRQRPVALATAVNEADEALLIWRHRFITDTWGWELAAGVVEDGEDVAAAAAREMLEETGWRPGPLRHLMTLEPQNGLADAAHHVYWSRSAEHVGEPEDDFESSRREWVPLSDVPDLIAGGEVRAANAAAALMLLHHMCLG; translated from the coding sequence ATGGCTGCGGGTGAACCTCGCCGACGTCGAACTGCCGGACGGCCGTCACCTGGACCACTACCTGATCCGGCAACGTCCCGTCGCCCTGGCCACGGCCGTGAACGAGGCCGATGAGGCGTTGCTCATCTGGCGGCACCGGTTCATCACGGACACGTGGGGGTGGGAGCTGGCCGCCGGGGTGGTAGAGGACGGGGAGGACGTCGCTGCCGCGGCGGCCCGGGAGATGCTGGAGGAGACCGGCTGGCGGCCAGGCCCGCTCCGTCATCTCATGACGCTCGAACCCCAGAACGGCCTGGCGGACGCGGCACATCACGTGTACTGGTCCCGCAGCGCCGAACACGTTGGGGAGCCCGAGGACGATTTCGAGTCATCCCGTCGTGAGTGGGTGCCGTTGAGTGACGTTCCGGATCTGATCGCCGGAGGGGAGGTACGCGCGGCGAACGCCGCCGCCGCGTTGATGCTCCTGCATCACATGTGCCTCGGGTAG